GGCTGAAAGTTACAAGGATGCAAGCCAATGACGGGAGTTAAGTTATATTTCTGGAAAAAGAAATGAAAGCAGTATAGAATAGAAATGTTTCAAAAGTCAGAATTTATTACACCTACTGTAATAAATATATTTTTTGTACAGAAAGGAGCGATTCACATATGCAGGCAGTTTCGCAAAAAAACACAGTAGAAACACCGACAATATATCGAATATTATTTGCGATTAGCTTTGGACATTTTTTAAATGATTCGATGCAAGCAGTTGTACCGGCGTTGTTTCCTATTTTGGAAAAAACGATGAATTTATCCTATATGCAAGTAGGGTGGATTGCGTTTGCGTTAAATATGACGTCATCGATTATGCAACCGGTGTTTGGTATGTATTCAGATAAGAAGCCGTCACCATTTTTATTACCACTCGGCATGTTTTCAAGTATGCTTGGAATGATTGGACTCGCGTTTGCACCAAACTTTATTATTGTTATTATTTCTGTTTTATTTATTGGTTTAGGTTCCGCAGTCTTTCATCCAGAAGGCGCTCGTGTTGCGTATATGGCGGCAGGTGCAAAACGAGGGTTAGCGCAAGCGATTTATCAAGTTGGGGGAAACACGGGGAATTCTTTAGCTCCTATCTTTACAGCGCTAATTTTCGTTCCACTCGGTCAAATTGGTTCATTAGGTTTTACAGCATTTGCAGCAGTAGGAATTGCATTATTAATTTTCGTATCGAATTGGTACAAAAATGAATTAGCAACCGGCGCTGTAAGAAGGAAGAAGAGAGCTGCGCTTGAGGCGGAAAATGCAATTGTAAGTACACATATTAAATTCGTAATTATACTTCTTGTTTTTCTTACTTTTGTGCGCTCTTGGTACGGTGCAGGTATCGGGAATTTCTATCAATTTTACTTAATTGAGCATTATGGTTTATCTATAAAAAATGCCCAGTATTTCGTATTCGCATTTATGATTGCTGGTGTGTTAGGCACTTTCTTCGGAGGACCGTTAGCAGATCGATTTGGTAAGAAAAATATCATCGTATTTTCAATGTTAGGTTCAGCGCCACTTGCACTGTTATTACCACATGTCTCACTTGTGTGGGTCGTACCGTTATTTTTATGTATCGGTTTTATTAGTTCAAGTAGTTTTAGTGTAATTGTTGTATATGCACAAGAGCTTGTACCTGGAAAAGTGGGAATGGTGTCAGGATTAATCGTAGGTCTTGCGTTTGGACTTGGAGCATTAGGTGCAGTAGTTCTTGGGAAATTAGCAGATATATATAGCCTGCAATTTATTATGCTATTATGTAGTTGTCTACCATTAATTGGACTCACTTCATGGTTACTGCCAAGTGATAAGAAAACGATAGAATAGGGGATGCGCTATGAAATTATGTGAAAACGTAACAGAATTAATAGGCGATACACCTGTCGTCCGATTATCTAAATTTATTCCGGAAGACGCAGCAGATGTGTATGTGAAACTAGAAATGTTTAATCCATCGCGCAGTGTGAAAGACCGTGCTGCTTATAATTTACTTCACGTTGCAGAAGAAAATGGTCTCATCAAACCAGGAGATACAATCATTGAACCGACAAGCGGGAATACAGGGATTGGTTTAGCGATGAATGCAGCAGCTAAAGGGTATAAAGCGATTTTAATTATGCCAGATAATATGTCAAAAGAGCGTATTAATTTATTGAAAGCATACGGAGCAGAAGTAGTTTTAACACCAGCAGAACAAAGAATGCCAGGAGCAATTGCGAAGGCGTTAGAATTGCAAAAGCAAATACCGAATAGTTTTATTCCGCAACAATTTGAAAACCCAGCTAATCCGAATATTCACCGCTATACGACTGCGCTTGAAATTTATGAACAAATGGATGGAGAGCTTGACGCCTTTGTTGCAACGGCAGGAACAGGCGGAACGATTACAGGGACCGGTGAAACGTTAAAAGAGAAATTACCAAACTTATATATTGCAGTAGTGGAACCGAAAGGATCTCCCGTTTTATCAGGTGGTGTACCAGGTCCTCATAAACTAGTAGGAACAAGCCCAGGATTTATTCCGAAAAACTTAAATACAGAAGTGTATAACGAAATTATTCAAATTGCAGACGAAGAGGCTTTAACGACAATGAGAAATTTAGCTAGACAAGAAGGATTATTAGTTGGGCCATCTTCTGGAGCATCTGTTTACGCTGCGATTATGATAGCGAAACGTCTAGGCGTTGGTAAAAAAGTTTTATGTATTGCGCCTGATACAGGTGAACGTTATTTGAGCATGGGGTTATTTGAATAAAAAAGGATAGAAACACCTTAATAGTGAATAGCTGCTATTAAGGTGTTTGGTTTATGGAATGAAGAGGGGGAGAAGAACAATGAAACTATTAAAACCAATCCATGAATATAGTGAGCATATTACGGCGTATAGACAGGCATTTTTACAATCAGGGGAACAACCACATGGAAGTAGTTCTTTACAAAACTTTGATTCTCTTGATGAATGGTTTGAAAAAGTGAGTAAACAAGAACTAGGAGAAAATATACTAGCTAATCGAGTGCCATCTAGCCAGTTTTTAAGTTTTGAAAAAAGGGAACTTATAGGTTTTGTGAATATTAGACATAGATTAAATCCAGAATTATTACGGGAAAGCGGTCATATTGGATATAGTGTCCATCCAAATAAACGTCGCCACGGTTACGCTACGAAACAACTAAAGCTTGCATTAGCTGAAGCACAAAAATTAGGATTACAGAAAGTGTTAATAACTTGCGATAAATCCAATATCGGTTCTGCTAAAACGATTCAAAAGGTTGGCGGTGTGTTAGAAAATGAAGTAGTTTCTTCTCGTACTGGTGAAGTTATTCAGCGCTATTGGATAGAAATATGATGTAGTAGGAATTTGAAAAGGTAATGCAAGCTGTAAAATCGAAATAGATAAATGAAATATAAGGGATTACTGCAATTTTAGGGGGAAATGAAATGGGATTAAAAGAGAAAGCGATAGAGATGTCAGAGATTTATAGGAAAAATCCGAAAGTGGAAGCTATTATTTTAGCGGGTTCAGTAGCTAGAAAACTTGAAGATGAACATTCAGATATAGAATTACATATTTTATGGTCAACACCGCCGGAAGATGAGGATCGTAGGGCCCCTATTTATCATATTGATGGGAAAATATTATCGTATCATCCGTATGAGGAAGAAGAATGGTCGGAAACGTATTTAACGAAAGAGGGAATTAAATTAGAGATTAGTAACTTTTTAACAGAGACAGTAGAGAAAGTGATTTCGGATGTGGTGGATCAATATGATATAAGTTATGAAAAACAATGTATTGTATCATCTGTTCATGATGGTGTTAGTTTGTATGGAGAAGGGAAAGTGAATGAATTAAAAGATAGAGTAGCGGCATATCCAGATGAACTAGCAAAACGGATGATTTCAGAAAATCTATGGTTAAGTAATCGTTGGCACAATCGAAAGGCGCTTTTAAAACGGAAAGATTGGCTTATGCTTTATGACGTTATTTGTGAAGTACAAAGGAATGTATTTGGTGTTTTATTTGGTTTGAATAAAATGTACGTGCATCATCCAGCGTTTAAATGGATGCCTAATAATGTGGAACGAATGACTATTAAACCTGAAAAATTATATAAACGTATGGCAGATATATTAATAGGGAGTCCAGAAAATAGTGTGCAGGAGTTAGAGTTGCTAATAGAAGAAGTATTGCAACAAGTTCATACATACGCGCCAGGAGTAAATGTGGATGAGCAAGAAAAATCTATTTTTTATTTTGTGAAATAGAAAATAGTAATAAGGGGGAAGTTATGGGGTTTTTTAATAGGTTTTTTAAAAAAGTTGAAAAAGTGAATGAGCAAGAGGCCACTCTTCATGAATTAAGTGAAGAATTGTATGTTGAATCACCGGTAGAGGAAGCGACTAGTTACTGGGTATCAATGGCACAAAATATAATTATTAATGCTGTAAAAGCAGCTGACAATGATGTGGAACGTGCCTTCGTATTATTGAATTTGAAGAAAGGTGAGGCTTCATTTGATATTTTTTATCAAATAAACGGACAATTGTATTTCTGGGATCAGCTAGAAAATGAGACGATAAAAAATAGAATTCAGAACGAGTTGTTACCGCAAGCTCCAGAAGTTTCAAATGCAGTAAATGAGCAATTTCGTGAAGCTGATCACCCTATAATTTCGTTCGCACAATTGCAGTTTGAATGGGAAACGAAAGCCTGGTTCTCACATATAATTTGGGAAGATAACCTTGCTGCTCAATTGCCAAAAACTCAAATTTTAAATGAATGGTTTCGTGTAATTAAAGAAGAAACGAAAAATAGACCACTGGATAGTGATGCGGAATTTTCTTGGTATCCATCAAACTCTTAAAAACTAATACAGATAGAGATAGGTTATGTTTCTAGATGATTTTTCTTCTGGAATAAGTATCAATAATACGTAATTCTTTTTCTATTGCCTGTTAGAATTCGTTATGTACTAATCTACTTGTTTTCTAAACTAAAACTTATATTTTGAATTTTTAAATAGATTGTAATACATAAAAATTCAAAATATAAGTTGACACTATTTTTAATGTGTGATAAAAATGATAGTAATCAATTCGGAAAATAATATTTGGGCAATGAAAGGGTATAGTAGTGAATATCTCCCTATTTCAGAGAGCTGATGGTTGGTGTGAATCAGTATATAGATTATTCATGAAGTTCGTCCTGGAGCATCTTTCATAAATCTCGCATTATGAGGAAATGAAAGACGGTAGTTTATACCGTTATCAAATAAAGTGGTGAAGATTTTTTCACAACTAGGGTGGTACCGCGATATTTATCGTCCCTACGTATTTACGTAGGGACGTTTTTTATTTAGGTCCTAACTTTGGTGTGGCTTCATAACTAGGGTGGTACCGCGATATTTTATCGTCCCTACGTTTTTGCGTAGGGGCGTTTTTATTTAGGTGGTTTCTTAGTGTTCTTCACAACTAGGGTGGTACCGCGATATTTTTGTCGTCCCTACGTATTTACGTAGGGGCGTTTTTTATTATTAGGGAGGAAGTGAACGTATTAGAAAAGAGTATTGATAGAACAATATAAATACCGAATTGTAACAAAAAAGAAGAGATAGAGAGGAGATTAATAAATGAATTCACAGCAATGGACATCGAAATTAGGTTTCGTATTAGCTGCAGCAGGTTCGGCAATTGGTCTTGGGGCGATTTGGAAATTCCCATATATGGCCGGCATTGGAGGAGGCGGAGCATTCTTCCTAATTTTCATCGGTTTCACATTATTAATTGGTTTACCGCTATTATTAGCTGAATTTGTTATTGGAAGAAGTACACAAAAAGAGGCTGTTGATGCATATAGAGAGATTGCTCCTAAAACGTTATGGCCTTGGTTAGGTAAATTAGGAATTGTAACATGTTTCATATTACTTTCTTTCTACAGTGTTGTAGGAGGCTGGATTTTATTATATTTATGGAATGCAATTACAGGTAGACTATGGGAAGGAAATGGAGCATACGAAGCTACGTTTGGTGAAATCATTTCCAATCCATATTTAGCAGTTGGATCACAGCTATTATTCATCCTTATTACTATTTTTATCGTAAGTAAAGGTGTACAAAATGGTGTTGAAAAAGTAAATAAATATTTCATGCCAGCACTATTTGTTTTATTCTTTGTATTAATAGTTCGTGCACTTACGTTAGATGGTGCCGGAGAAGGCGTTCGTTTCTTCTTACAACCTGATTTCTCACATGTAACATCAGAAGTTATTTTATACGCAATGGGGCAATCGTTCTTCTCGTTATCTGTCGGGGTAGCCGTTATGGTAACGTATAGCTCGTATTTACCGAAAGAAGAAAGCTTACCACGTTCAGCATTTTCTATCGTAGCATTAACTCTTGTTATTACATTACTTGCAGGACTTGCAATTTTCCCAGTTGTGTTCGCATTCGGAATGGAACCATCTCAAGGACCGGGACTATTATTTATCGTATTGCCAGCTATTTTCAGTAAAATGGCATTTGGAAAATTATTCTTCATCGTTTTCTTATTACTATTCTTCTTCGCTACGATTACATCAGCAATTTCGATGTTAGAAATTAGTGTTGCGTCGTTAACATCAAAAGGTAAAGGGAAACGTGAAAAAATGGCCTTAATCGTAGGGTTATTAATCTTCGTTGTTGGGGTACCATCAGCATTATCATTCGGTATATTAAGTGATCTGAAGATTTTCGGAAAGACAGTCTTTGATTTAGCGGACTATGCAGTAAGTAACGTATTAATGCCACTAGGTGTATTATTAGTTTCTATCTTTGTTCCTTTGAAAATGAAGAAAGATGTATTAATGAAAGAGCTAGGTGTAAATAAAAATAAAGGTTATAAACTATTCGTATTATGGTTATTCTTACTTCGGTATATCGCACCAATTGCGATTATTATCGTATTCTTAAATGTACTTGGCATTATATAAAAAGAAAGGTAGCGTATCATACAAAGATACGCTACCTTTTTATTTTGCTCTTTTTTGCAATTCATTTACTGTTACGAACTGATAGCCCTTCTTAGATAAAGAATCTAAAATACCTTCAATCGTTTGTAAATTTTCATTAGACTCATCATACA
This genomic interval from Bacillus thuringiensis contains the following:
- a CDS encoding MFS transporter, producing the protein MQAVSQKNTVETPTIYRILFAISFGHFLNDSMQAVVPALFPILEKTMNLSYMQVGWIAFALNMTSSIMQPVFGMYSDKKPSPFLLPLGMFSSMLGMIGLAFAPNFIIVIISVLFIGLGSAVFHPEGARVAYMAAGAKRGLAQAIYQVGGNTGNSLAPIFTALIFVPLGQIGSLGFTAFAAVGIALLIFVSNWYKNELATGAVRRKKRAALEAENAIVSTHIKFVIILLVFLTFVRSWYGAGIGNFYQFYLIEHYGLSIKNAQYFVFAFMIAGVLGTFFGGPLADRFGKKNIIVFSMLGSAPLALLLPHVSLVWVVPLFLCIGFISSSSFSVIVVYAQELVPGKVGMVSGLIVGLAFGLGALGAVVLGKLADIYSLQFIMLLCSCLPLIGLTSWLLPSDKKTIE
- the cysK gene encoding cysteine synthase A is translated as MKLCENVTELIGDTPVVRLSKFIPEDAADVYVKLEMFNPSRSVKDRAAYNLLHVAEENGLIKPGDTIIEPTSGNTGIGLAMNAAAKGYKAILIMPDNMSKERINLLKAYGAEVVLTPAEQRMPGAIAKALELQKQIPNSFIPQQFENPANPNIHRYTTALEIYEQMDGELDAFVATAGTGGTITGTGETLKEKLPNLYIAVVEPKGSPVLSGGVPGPHKLVGTSPGFIPKNLNTEVYNEIIQIADEEALTTMRNLARQEGLLVGPSSGASVYAAIMIAKRLGVGKKVLCIAPDTGERYLSMGLFE
- a CDS encoding GNAT family N-acetyltransferase, coding for MKLLKPIHEYSEHITAYRQAFLQSGEQPHGSSSLQNFDSLDEWFEKVSKQELGENILANRVPSSQFLSFEKRELIGFVNIRHRLNPELLRESGHIGYSVHPNKRRHGYATKQLKLALAEAQKLGLQKVLITCDKSNIGSAKTIQKVGGVLENEVVSSRTGEVIQRYWIEI
- a CDS encoding DUF4037 domain-containing protein, with protein sequence MGLKEKAIEMSEIYRKNPKVEAIILAGSVARKLEDEHSDIELHILWSTPPEDEDRRAPIYHIDGKILSYHPYEEEEWSETYLTKEGIKLEISNFLTETVEKVISDVVDQYDISYEKQCIVSSVHDGVSLYGEGKVNELKDRVAAYPDELAKRMISENLWLSNRWHNRKALLKRKDWLMLYDVICEVQRNVFGVLFGLNKMYVHHPAFKWMPNNVERMTIKPEKLYKRMADILIGSPENSVQELELLIEEVLQQVHTYAPGVNVDEQEKSIFYFVK
- a CDS encoding sodium-dependent transporter encodes the protein MNSQQWTSKLGFVLAAAGSAIGLGAIWKFPYMAGIGGGGAFFLIFIGFTLLIGLPLLLAEFVIGRSTQKEAVDAYREIAPKTLWPWLGKLGIVTCFILLSFYSVVGGWILLYLWNAITGRLWEGNGAYEATFGEIISNPYLAVGSQLLFILITIFIVSKGVQNGVEKVNKYFMPALFVLFFVLIVRALTLDGAGEGVRFFLQPDFSHVTSEVILYAMGQSFFSLSVGVAVMVTYSSYLPKEESLPRSAFSIVALTLVITLLAGLAIFPVVFAFGMEPSQGPGLLFIVLPAIFSKMAFGKLFFIVFLLLFFFATITSAISMLEISVASLTSKGKGKREKMALIVGLLIFVVGVPSALSFGILSDLKIFGKTVFDLADYAVSNVLMPLGVLLVSIFVPLKMKKDVLMKELGVNKNKGYKLFVLWLFLLRYIAPIAIIIVFLNVLGII